From one Colletotrichum destructivum chromosome 3, complete sequence genomic stretch:
- a CDS encoding Putative glutathione S-transferase, Thioredoxin-like superfamily, glutathione transferase family codes for MSAAATPKIILYTNHNCPWAHRAHIALAELGLPFEEEIVDLSVPRTPEYLRINPRGLVPSISYDGEIVTESAIVAQFLADAHPSHLVPVAGSKDAALRRARIAFFVDTYFSKANSLLFKLQLSKSDAEVAEVAATFVDIIAKEIEPLLKNAAPYFDGSDKVTLAEVLTGSFTLRLFSFAKHELVPKTILSSLEERAPAFYKWAQVVNATPSVNGIYNEEVVVEKTRERISSMKAAQA; via the exons AtgtctgccgccgccacccccaAGATTATACTGTACACGAACCATAACTGCCCTT GGGCTCACCGCGCCcacatcgccctcgccgagctcggcctgccgttcgaggaggagatcgtCGACCTCTCGGTGCCGCGCACGCCCGAGTACCTCCGCATCAACCCGCGCGGACTGGTGCCGTCCATCTCGTACGACGGCGAGATCGTCACCGAgtccgccatcgtcgcccagttcctcgccgacgcccaccCGTCCCACCTCGTGCCCGTCGCGGGCTCCAAGGACGCCGCCCTGCGCCGCGCGCGcatcgccttcttcgtcgacaCCTACTTCAGCAAGGCCAACTCCTTGCTCTTCAAGCTGCAGCTCTCAAagtccgacgccgaggtcgccgaggttgccgcgaccttcgtcgacatcatcgccaaggAGATCGAGCCGCTGTTGAAGAACGCGGCGCCGTATTTCGACGGCAGCGACAAGGTTACTTTGGCCGAG GTCCTCACCGGTTCCTTTACGCTGAGGCTCTTTTCCTTCGCCAAGCACGAACTCGTCCCCAAAACCATCCTGAGCTCCCTCGAGGAGAGGGCGCCGGCCTTCTACAAGTGGGCGCAGGTCGTCAATGCCACGCCCAGTGTCAACGGCATTTACaacgaggaggtcgtcgtcgaaaaGACGCGGGAAAGAATCTCTAGCATGAAGGCCGCCCAGGCCTAA
- a CDS encoding Putative thiamine pyrophosphate enzyme, TPP-binding, thiamine pyrophosphate enzyme, central produces MSETVDVVIDSLVNAGVTHIFGVPGAKIDSVFNALIDRPEIKLVVCRHEQNAAFIAGAIGRITGRPGVCIATSGPGTSNLATGLVTANDEGAPVVAIVGDVKRVQAAKKTHQSLRGVQLLGPVTKKTTGAVHPDQVAEIMLDAFRTATAYPQGATAVSLPIDIMTLGSKTSIPALPPAAFTPPEYGTSPSASLSRAASMIQDAKFPVLFLGARAATPEAVEAVHRFLRKHPIPVVETFQAAGSISRELAHLFYGRIGLFRNQPGDKLLAQADLVIVAGYDQSEYDADAWHKSPSLEILHLDWVPADYGAFYNPKLELVGSIAANVKALGDILATVSRPQESEAARAIFAEFHAWEQSPQALGRSAEGDGPVHPLYFIRLMQGLLPPSPTVASDVGSMYIWLSRFYFAYSPKSFLVSNVQQTLGVALPWAIGASLAQRPPCSQKVVSVSGDGGFLYSGQELVTAVQQGCNITHFIWNDGKYNMVEFQEVDKYGRSSGVDLGGVDFVKYAEAFGAKGLRVSRSSELEAVMKEALSHEGVCVVDVNIDYSHNYELMKNVIQDSIS; encoded by the coding sequence ATGTCAGAAACGGTagacgtcgtcatcgactccctcgtcaacgccggcgtcacGCACATCTTCGGCGTGCCGGGCGCCAAGATCGACTCCGTCTTCAACGCCCTCATCGACCGGCCCGAGATCAAGCTCGTCGTCTGCCGCCATGAGCAGAacgccgccttcatcgccggcgccatcggccgCATCACGGGGCGTCCCGGCGTCTGCATAGCCACGTCGGGCCCCGGCACGAGCAACCTCGCCACGGGCCTCGTGACGGccaacgacgagggcgcccccgtcgtcgccatcgtcggcgacgtcaagcgcgtccaggccgccaagaagaCGCACCAGAGCCTGCGCGGCGTGCAGCTGCTCGGGCCCGTCACCAAGAAGaccaccggcgccgtccacccggaccaggtcgccgagatcatgctcgacgccttccgcaccgccaccgcctaCCCGCAgggcgccaccgccgtcagCCTGCCTATCGACATCATGACGCTCGGCTCCAAGACGTCCATCCCGGCGcttccgcccgccgccttcACGCCGCCCGAGTACGgcacgtcgccgtcggcctcccTGAGCCGGGCCGCGTCCATGATCCAGGACGCCAAGTTCCCCGTGCTGTTCCTCGGCGCGAGGGCCGCCacgcccgaggccgtcgaggccgtccacCGGTTCCTCCGGAAGCACCCGATCCCTGTCGTCGAGACCTTCCAGGCGGCCGGCTCCATCAGCCGCGAGCTCGCCCACCTCTTCTACGGCCGCATCGGCCTCTTCCGCAACCAGCCGGGCGACAAActcctcgcccaggccgacctcgtcatcgtcgccggctaCGACCAGTCCGAgtacgacgccgacgcgTGGCACAAGAGCCCGAGCCTCGAGATCCTCCACCTCGACTGGGTCCCCGCCGACTACGGCGCCTTCTACAACCCCAAGCTTGAGCTCGTCGggtccatcgccgccaacgtcaAGGCCCTCGGGGACATCCTCGCGACGGTCTCGCGGCCGCAGGAGTCCGAGGCGGCCAGGGCCATCTTTGCCGAGTTCCACGCCTGGGAGCAGAGCCCGCAGGCCCTAGGTCGGTCCGCAGAAGGCGACGGGCCCGTCCACCCGCTCTACTTCATCAGGCTGATGCagggcctgctgccgccgtcgccgaccgTCGCGTCGGACGTCGGCAGCATGTATATCTGGCTCTCGCGCTTCTACTTCGCCTACAGCCCCAAGTCGTTCCTCGTGTCCAACGTGCAGCAGACGCTCGGCGTCGCGCTCCCGTGGGCCATCGGCGCGTCGCTCGCCCAGCGGCCGCCGTGCTCGCAAAAGGTCGTCAGCgtcagcggcgacggcggcttccTGTACAGTGGCCAGGAGCTGGTGACGGCGGTGCAGCAGGGGTGCAACATCACGCACTTCATCTGGAATGACGGCAAATACAACATGGTCGAGTTCCAGGAGGTCGACAAGTACGGCCGCAGCTCCGGCGTCGacctgggcggcgtcgacttTGTCAAGTACGCCGAGGCGTTTGGGGCCAAAGGGTTGCGCGTGAGCCGTTCgtccgagctcgaggccgtcatgAAGGAGGCTTTGAGCCACGAGGGCGTGTGCGTGGTCGATGTCAACATCGACTACTCGCACAACTACGAGCTCATGAAGAACGTCATCCAAGACAGCATTAGCTGA
- a CDS encoding Putative alpha-acetolactate decarboxylase, with the protein MAVNEIFQYSIISALMDGVASTGLPVSQLIAHGDHGLGTFRHMVGEMIILDGKLYQMKSDNTVHPVDTSPASDAVAPFAMVTRLRPTATVRAAFADKKQLFEHLSREFPDSKNFFLAIRIEGVFKGITVRTAGGQSRPGEGLVEVGRNQASHTFEEPVRGTVIGFRSPEYTMGISVAGDHLHFITEDRTQGGHILSFGTDGEVDIGAAQISKWHLELPTNDPEFSRAPLEGDKEGIAAVEG; encoded by the coding sequence ATGGCCGTCAACGAAATCTTCCAGTactccatcatctcggccctcatggacggcgtcgcctccACCGGCCTGCCCGTGTCCCAGCTCATCGCCCACGGCGaccacggcctcggcacgTTCCGCCACATGGTCGGCGAGATGATCATCCTCGACGGGAAGCTCTACCAGATGAAGTCGGACAACACCGTCCACCCCGTCGACACGAGCCCGGCctcggacgccgtcgccccctTCGCCATGGTCACCCGCCTGCGGCCGACCGCCAccgtccgcgccgccttcgccgacaAGAAGCAGCTCTTCGAGCACCTGTCGCGGGAGTTCCCTGACTCGAAGaacttcttcctcgccatccgcATCGAGGGCGTCTTCAAGGGCATCACGGTGCGCACGGCGGGTGGGCAGAGCAGGCctggcgagggcctcgtcgaggtcggccggAACCAGGCGTCGCACACGTTCGAGGAGCCGGTGCGCGGCACCGTCATCGGGTTCCGGTCGCCCGAGTACACCATGGGCatcagcgtcgccggcgaccacCTGCACTTCATCACCGAGGACCGCACGCAAGGGGGCCACATCCTGTCGTTCGGgacggacggcgaggtgGACATCGGCGCGGCGCAGATCTCAAAGTGGCACCTGGAGCTGCCGACCAACGACCCGGAGTTCAGCAGGGCGCCGCTGGAGGGGGACAAGGAGGGTATCGCAGCTGTTGAGGGGTAG